A window from Theropithecus gelada isolate Dixy chromosome 1, Tgel_1.0, whole genome shotgun sequence encodes these proteins:
- the C1H1orf116 gene encoding specifically androgen-regulated gene protein isoform X1 has translation MPERELWPAGPGSEPVTRVGSCDSMMSSTSTRSGSSDSSYDFLSAEEKECLLFLEETIGSLDTEADSGLSTDESEPATTPRGFRVLPITQPTPRGGPEETITQQGRAPRTVTESSSSHPPEPQGLGLRSGSYSLPRNIHIARSQNFRKSTTQANSHTPGEAGRLVPEPEKEQVSHSNQPSQAPASPQEAALDLDVVLIPPPEAFRDTQPEQCREASLPEGPGQQGHTPQLHTPSSSHEREQTASEAMSQKAKETGSTGYTQQSRPPPAVLPQKARAEDVRLPSGEDPNSRLAPLTTPKPRKLPPNIVLKSSRSSFHSDPQHWLSRHTEAAPGDSGLVSSSLQEQRKARREALEKLGLPQDQDEPGLHFSKPTSSIRPKETRAQRPSPAPDLAQPAAPAQASAAIPAAGKALAQAPAPAPGQAQGALTMKSPAPGNVAATKTMPIPIPKAPRANSPLTPPKSDSGLTPPRPESGLTLQESNTPGLRQMNFKSNTLERSGVGLSNYLSAEKDASPKTSTSLGKDSFLDKISPSVLRNSRPRPASLGTGKDFAGIQVGKLADLEQEQSSKRLSYQGQSRDKLPRPPCVSVKISPKGVPNEHRREALKKLGLLKE, from the exons ATGCCCGAGAGGGAGCTGTGGCCAGCGGGGCCTGGCTCAGAACCCGTGACCCGTGTCGGCAGCTGTGACAGCATGATGAGCAGCACCTCCACCCGCTCTGGATCT AGTGATAGCAGCTACGACTTCCTGTCCGCTGAAGAGAAGGAGTGTCTGCTCTTCCTGGAGGAGACCATTGGCTCGTTGGACACGGAGGCTGACAGCGGACTGTCCACTGACGAGTCTGAGCCAGCCACAACTCCCAGAGGTTTCCGAGTACTGCCCATAACCCAGCCCACTCCCCGGG GAGGTCCAGAGGAGACCATCACTCAGCAAGGACGAGCGCCACGGACAGTGACTGAGTCCAGCTCATCCCATCCTCCTGAGCCCCAGGGCCTAGGCCTCAGGTCTGGCTCCTACAGCCTCCCCAGGAATATCCACATTGCCAGAAGCCAGAACTTCAGGAAAAGCACCACCCAGGCTAACAGTCACACCCCTGGAGAAGCAGGTAGGCTTGTGCCAGAGCCTGAGAAAGAACAGGTCAGCCACAGCAACCAACCCAGTCAGGCACCTGCCAGCCCCCAGGAGGCTGCCCTTGACTTGGACGTGGTGCTCATCCCTCCACCAGAAGCTTTTCGGGACACCCAGCCAGAGCAGTGTAGGGAAGCCAGCCTGCCCGAGGGGCCAGGACAGCAGGGCCACACACCCCAGCTCCACACACCATCCAGCTCCCACGAAAGAGAGCAGACTGCTTCAGAGGCCATGTCCCAAAAAGCCAAGGAAACAGGTTCAACTGGGTACACACAACAATCCCGGCCTCCTCCTGCAGTGTTGCCTCAGAAAGCAAGAGCTGAAGATGTTCGCCTCCCATCAGGGGAGGACCCAAACAGCCGACTAGCTCCTCTCACAACCCCTAAGCCCCGGAAGCTGCCACCTAATATTGTTCTGAAGAGCAGCCGAAGCAGTTTCCACAGTGATCCCCAGCACTGGCTGTCCCGCCACACCGAGGCTGCCCCTGGAGATTCTGGCCTGGTCTCCTCTTCGCTGCAGGAGCAGAGAAAAGCACGTAGAGAAGCTCTAGAGAAGCTGGGGCTACCCCAGGATCAAGATGAGCCTGGACTCCACTTCAGTAAGCCCACCAGCTCCATCAGACCCAAGGAGACACGTGCCCAGCGTCCGTCCCCAGCTCCAGATCTGGCTCAGCCTGCAGCTCCAGCCCAGGCCTCAGCAGCTATTCCTGCTGCTGGGAAGGCTCTGGCTCAAGCTCCGGCTCCAGCTCCAGGTCAAGCTCAGGGAGCTTTGACAATGAAGTCTCCAGCTCCAGGCAATGTCGCAGCTACCAAAACTATGCCAATTCCTATCCCTAAAGCCCCAAGGGCAAACAGTCCCCTGACTCCACCAAAGTCAGACTCAGGGCTGACTCCGCCAAGGCCAGAGTCAGGGCTGACTCTCCAGGAGAGCAACACCCCTGGCCTGAGACAGATGAACTTCAAGTCCAACACTCTGGAGCGCTCAGGCGTGGGACTAAGCAACTACCTTTCAGCTGAGAAAGACGCCAGCCCCAAAACCAGCACTTCTCTGGGAAAGGACTCCTTCTTGGACAAGATCTCGCCCAGCGTCTTGCGTAATTCTCGGCCCCGCCCGGCCTCCTTGGGCACGGGGAAAGACTTTGCAGGTATCCAGGTAGGCAAGCTGGCTGACCTGGAGCAGGAGCAGAGCTCCAAGCGCCTGTCCTACCAAGGACAGAGCCGTGACAAACTTCCTCGGCCCCCGTGTGTCAGTGTCAAGATCTCCCCAAAAGGTGTCCCCAATGAACACAGAAGGGAGGCCCTGAAGAAGCTGGGACTGTTGAAGGAGTAG
- the C1H1orf116 gene encoding specifically androgen-regulated gene protein isoform X2 produces the protein MSQKAKETGSTGYTQQSRPPPAVLPQKARAEDVRLPSGEDPNSRLAPLTTPKPRKLPPNIVLKSSRSSFHSDPQHWLSRHTEAAPGDSGLVSSSLQEQRKARREALEKLGLPQDQDEPGLHFSKPTSSIRPKETRAQRPSPAPDLAQPAAPAQASAAIPAAGKALAQAPAPAPGQAQGALTMKSPAPGNVAATKTMPIPIPKAPRANSPLTPPKSDSGLTPPRPESGLTLQESNTPGLRQMNFKSNTLERSGVGLSNYLSAEKDASPKTSTSLGKDSFLDKISPSVLRNSRPRPASLGTGKDFAGIQVGKLADLEQEQSSKRLSYQGQSRDKLPRPPCVSVKISPKGVPNEHRREALKKLGLLKE, from the coding sequence ATGTCCCAAAAAGCCAAGGAAACAGGTTCAACTGGGTACACACAACAATCCCGGCCTCCTCCTGCAGTGTTGCCTCAGAAAGCAAGAGCTGAAGATGTTCGCCTCCCATCAGGGGAGGACCCAAACAGCCGACTAGCTCCTCTCACAACCCCTAAGCCCCGGAAGCTGCCACCTAATATTGTTCTGAAGAGCAGCCGAAGCAGTTTCCACAGTGATCCCCAGCACTGGCTGTCCCGCCACACCGAGGCTGCCCCTGGAGATTCTGGCCTGGTCTCCTCTTCGCTGCAGGAGCAGAGAAAAGCACGTAGAGAAGCTCTAGAGAAGCTGGGGCTACCCCAGGATCAAGATGAGCCTGGACTCCACTTCAGTAAGCCCACCAGCTCCATCAGACCCAAGGAGACACGTGCCCAGCGTCCGTCCCCAGCTCCAGATCTGGCTCAGCCTGCAGCTCCAGCCCAGGCCTCAGCAGCTATTCCTGCTGCTGGGAAGGCTCTGGCTCAAGCTCCGGCTCCAGCTCCAGGTCAAGCTCAGGGAGCTTTGACAATGAAGTCTCCAGCTCCAGGCAATGTCGCAGCTACCAAAACTATGCCAATTCCTATCCCTAAAGCCCCAAGGGCAAACAGTCCCCTGACTCCACCAAAGTCAGACTCAGGGCTGACTCCGCCAAGGCCAGAGTCAGGGCTGACTCTCCAGGAGAGCAACACCCCTGGCCTGAGACAGATGAACTTCAAGTCCAACACTCTGGAGCGCTCAGGCGTGGGACTAAGCAACTACCTTTCAGCTGAGAAAGACGCCAGCCCCAAAACCAGCACTTCTCTGGGAAAGGACTCCTTCTTGGACAAGATCTCGCCCAGCGTCTTGCGTAATTCTCGGCCCCGCCCGGCCTCCTTGGGCACGGGGAAAGACTTTGCAGGTATCCAGGTAGGCAAGCTGGCTGACCTGGAGCAGGAGCAGAGCTCCAAGCGCCTGTCCTACCAAGGACAGAGCCGTGACAAACTTCCTCGGCCCCCGTGTGTCAGTGTCAAGATCTCCCCAAAAGGTGTCCCCAATGAACACAGAAGGGAGGCCCTGAAGAAGCTGGGACTGTTGAAGGAGTAG